One part of the Sebastes fasciatus isolate fSebFas1 chromosome 8, fSebFas1.pri, whole genome shotgun sequence genome encodes these proteins:
- the LOC141771979 gene encoding alpha-tectorin-like: MLCLLLYLAALSQLTGASSISMTNITCTVTGPTVIDFSGQVRTIQDRCAYKLMSGPGLQLLATFQERRRTDVSFLDHVILRLDAPAVDIQLGQGGKVQVNDTTLSLSGSPQTEHGVELSKDINGVTAKVSLSNYDTTVFFDGTTVQIHSKGPGLVGLQGLCVNSSSPLSELKISELSSGSCEMLYSEPADSRINCTKMTERCNLLKEAPFTSCHSHIDPEPYITACNDTLCRYPAVDGLNCQFLEAYAGACSLMSNDTLEDWRAKARCCKHGFCQDTFCIAHEFCGQGITGRPACLCRANFASKYRSRDALGDPTVCGQDSASVSLAGCLLAERGINHSALHLNDRTCGGQMDEETHMVTFGFNNSKPCGTVMMASNDKIIFKNTIKSNNSSASALFSRQEFVNIDFSCFYRQPDVRALSFKMKGGKALQQIQSGSWNYSVSLSMCTDIACTTPFDFSDGIQTDQTVYMNLNTGGLDGSIITLVIENCWANDNAQGDNLRYDLVTGGCGNPQDSSVKVVEDGKGGTMLVFQMFQFQGSNSGIFLSCKMKLCLKSDAGCVPHRRLALGTWKEPELVQDVEQYQLDIVGLTSTHSSGSATKLQEKGWTLVLSGVAQVKRRQVGVGILTRPRLSAAVLEFSPENRRVASMILRVAERKSLNVVCAYAPNSSSEYPAFLASLGVSLSRRLGSR, translated from the exons ATGCTCTGCCTCCTGCTCTACCTGGCTGCACTCAGTCAGCTCACAG GTGCAAGTTCGATCAGTATGACCAACATTACGTGCACCGTGACCGGCCCCACTGTCATCGATTTCAGCGGCCAAGTTAGAACTATCCAGGATCGCTGTGCGTACAAACTGATGTCAGGTCCAGGCCTCCAGCTGCTGGCCACCTTCCAGGAACGGCGCCGCACAGATGTTAGTTTCTTGGACCATGTGATCCTGCGTCTAGACGCGCCAGCTGTTGACATTCAACTGGGACAAGGCGGAAAAGTACAA gtgAACGACACAACGCTGAGCTTGAGCGGCTCGCCTCAGACGGAACACGGCGTGGAGCTCTCTAAGGACATAAACGGAGTCACCGCCAAAGTGTCGCTCTCCAACTACGACACCACTGTCTTCTTTGACGGCACCACCGTACAGATCCACAGTAAAG GACCAGGACTGGTCGGCCTGCAGGGCTTATGTGTGAACTCCAGCAGCCCTCTGAGTGAACTGAAGATCTCTGAGTTGAGCTCCGGCAG CTGTGAGATGCTGTATAGTGAACCTGCTGACAGTCGGATCAACTGCACCAAGATGACTGAACG CTGTAATCTCCTGAAGGAGGCGCCGTTCACCTCCTGTCACAGCCACATCGACCCAGAGCCCTACATCACTGCCTGCAACGACACGCTGTGCAGATACCCGGCGGTGGACGGTCTCAACTGTCAGTTCCTGGAGGCCTATGCCGGAGCCTGCAGCCTGATGAGTAATGACACGCTGGAGGACTGGAGGGCAAAGGCCAGATGTTGTAAGCAC GGCTTCTGTCAGGACACCTTCTGCATTGCTCACGAGTTCTGTGGCCAAGGCATCACGGGTCGACCCGCCTGCCTCTGTCGGGCTAATTTTGCCTCCAAATACAGATCGAGAGATGCTCTAG GTGACCCGACGGTCTGCGGGCAGGACTCTGCTTCAGTTTCCCTGGCTGGTTGTCTCCTGGCAGAAAGAGGCATCAACCACTCCGCCTTACACCTCAACGACCGAACCTGCGGAGGTCAGATGGATGAAGAGACCCACATGGTGACCTTCGGctttaacaacagcaaaccCTGTGGCACAGTGATGATG GCCTCAAACGACAAAATCATCTTTAAAAACACCATCAAGTCAAACAACAGCTCTGCGTCTGCTCTGTTCTCTCGCCAAGAATTCGTAAACATCGACTTCTCCTGCTTCTACCGCCAGCCAGACGTCAGAGCCTTGTCCTTCAAAATGAAAGGAGG CAAAGCGTTGCAGCAGATCCAATCTGGATCTTGGAATTACAGTGTGTCTTTGAGCATGTGCACCGACATCGCCTGCACTACACCCTTCGACTTCTCTGACGGGATCCAGACGGACCAGACCGTCTACATGAACCTAAACACCGGCGGCCTAGACGGCAGCATCATCACCTTGGTGATTGAGAACTGCTGGGCCAACGACAACGCACAGGGCGACAATCTGAGATACGACCTCGTCACAGGCGG ctgtggGAACCCGCAGGACAGCTCGGTGAAGGTGGTGGAGGACGGAAAGGGGGGAACCATGCTGGTCTTCCAGATGTTCCAGTTCCAAGGGAGCAACAGCGGCATCTTCCTTAGCTGCAAGATGAAGCTGTGTCTGAAGAGCGACGCCGGCTGTGTGCCG CATCGCAGACTGGCTCTAGGTACGTGGAAGGAACCGGAGCTGGTGCAGGATGTGGAGCAGTATCAACTAGATATAGTTGGACTCACCTCCACGCATAGCTCTGGTTCTGCAACCAAACTCCAGGAGAAGGGCTGGACTCTCGTCTTATCCGGAGTTGCCCAGGTTAAGAGGCGCCAGgtgggtgtggggatactcaccaGACCCCGGCTGAGCGCCGCTGTGTTGGAGTTCTCCCCAGAGAACAGGAGGGTCGCCTCTATGATACTACGAGTCGCTGAGAGGAAGTCTTTGAATGTAGTTTGTgcttatgcaccaaacagcagctcGGAGTACCCGGCCTTCTTGGCGTCTCTTGGAGTATCTTTGAGTCGCCGACTGGGGTCTCGATAG